In a single window of the Platichthys flesus chromosome 5, fPlaFle2.1, whole genome shotgun sequence genome:
- the rfx1b gene encoding MHC class II regulatory factor RFX1 isoform X2 — MATSGYSEDLQPQQANSVTLATPASTTPSSTKTTHFLSEIPPASGATATANQSTGLSKAGQDALCSQAPPPQAQSQKAVVLTTPTQHYVSPTIQHSTVQKSNGPSGSPQYIIVTVTEGSVHSNDSLSDSSPSGPGVPTQVVQPVQTTTQRSVLQAVSQAAKRIQTGHISNLQPVLINQEVEHVYPGQVQYVDGGGDTTFTTSNIRSSNYPFSDSPLYSQTPPISSSTYYEDTPGSESDIGGAVTSVSVATGGANSGAAAGGAGYIVQGSYVLGGGGGASAGGGGGGGGGQSYTSPNSRAPPATVQWLCDNYEGAEGVSLPRCTLYYHYLLHCQEQKLEPVNAASFGKLIRSVFMGLRTRRLGTRGNSKYHYYGLRIKSGSPLLRLMDEQQHMAMRQQPFSQKNRIKPAQKTQGITNGTSGGTGQQQAAALCDISAQVQQYQQFLEASRLLPVFVDVDLQDGPLPDGILLENLKAFQTLYREHCEAVLDVMVNLQFTLVETLWKSFWRFSQSNDTESLNLHNESEKRLPKSCLVVLCKFEPVLRWTKECDNLLYQTLVEILIPDVLRPIPSALTQAIRNFAKSLENWLTGAMMDIPEEMVRIKVVCVSSFSQTLRRYTSLNHLAQAARAVLQNSAQINQMLSDLNRVDFTNVQEQASWVCQCDDNVVQRLEQDFKMTLQQQNSLEQWATWLDSVVSQMLKPYEQNPVALPKAAKIFLLNWSFYSSMVIRDLTLRSAASFGSFHLIRLLYDEYMYYLIEHRVAQAKGETPIAVMGEFASTVKRRTSPDMEKEEEEEDEEEESEDESGDLVLQSSSLSAVDEESMEPPAKQPRASLNLHTP; from the exons ATGGCAACTTCTGGCTACTCGGAGGACCTTCAGCCTCAGCAGGCCAACTCAGTAACCCTAGCAACCCCTGCTTCCACCACACCCTCGTCCACGAAGACGACACACTTCCTGTCCGAGATCCCACCCGCCTCTGGAGCCACCGCAACCGCCAACCAATCGACCGGCCTCTCCAAAGCCGGACAGGATGCACTTTGTTCTCAAGCTCCGCCCCCCCAGGCCCAGAGCCAGAAGGCAGTGGTTCTGACCACTCCCACGCAGCACTATGTGTCCCCTACCATCCAGCACTCGACGGTCCAGAAAAGTAATGGTCCGAGTGGTTCTCCTCAGTACATCATAGTCACGGTCACAG AGGGCTCTGTTCACTCCAATGACAGTCTGTCGGACTCCAGCCCGTCTGGCCCTGGCGTTCCGACTCAGGTGGTCCAACCGGTGCAGACCACCACACAA AGGTCAGTGTTGCAGGCAGTGTCACAGGCAGCCAAGAGAATTCAGACAGGCCACATCAGCAACCTGCAGCCGGTGCTCATTAACCAGGag GTGGAGCATGTGTACCCTGGCCAGGTGCAGTATGTGGACGGAGGCGGAGATACAACCTTCACCACATCCAACAT TCGATCAAGCAACTACCCTTTCTCCGACTCGCCGCTCTACTCCCAGACCcctcccatctcctcttccACTTACTATGAGGATACGCCCGGCTCCGAGTCCGACATCGGCGGGGCTGTGACCTCAGTTTCTGTGGCAACAGGAGGAGCCAATAGCGGGGCAGCTGCGGGGGGAGCGGGCTACATCGTTCAGGGAAGTTATGTgttaggaggaggagggggagcatcagcaggtggaggaggaggaggaggaggaggacagagttaCACTAGCCCTAACTCTCGTGCCCCACCTGCTACT GTGCAGTGGCTGTGTGATAACTACGAGGGGGCGGAGGGGGTGAGTTTACCTCGCTGTACCCTTTACTACCACTACTTGCTGCACTGCCAGGAGCAGAAACTAGAACCTGTTAATGCTGCATCCTTCGGGAAACTCATCAGGTCTGTCTTCATGGGGCTACGTACGAGAAGATTAGGGActag AGGGAATTCTAAGTACCACTACTACGGCCTGAGGATTAAATCTGGTTCCCCGCTCCTAAGACTGAtggatgagcagcagcacatgGCGATGAGGCAGCAGCCTTTTTCACAGAAAAACAG GATAAAGCCAGCTCAGAAGACACAGGGGATCACAAACGGTACATCAGGTGGGACGGGTCAACAGCAGGCAGCGGCGCTCTGTGATATTTCAGCCCAGGTCCAACAGTATCAGCAGTTTCTGG AGGCGTCAAGGCTGCTGCCAGTCTTTGTGGACGTGGATCTGCAAGACGGCCCCCTGCCTGATGGGATCCTTTTAGAAAACCTCAAGGCCTTTCAGACCCTCTACAGAGAACACTGTGAG GCCGTTCTGGATGTGATGGTCAACCTTCAGTTCACTCTCGTGGAGACACTGTGGAAATCCTTCTGGAGGTTCAGCCAGAGCAATGACACAGAATCTCTCAAcct GCACAATGAGTCTGAGAAGCGACTGCCCAAGTCCTGCCTGGTGGTGCTGTGTAAGTTTGAGCCAGTGCTGCGCTGGACGAAGGAGTGCGACAACCTGCTGTACCAGACTCTGGTGGAGATCCTCATCCCGGACGTACTTAGACCAATCCCGA GTGCCTTAACTCAGGCCATCCGTAACTTTGCCAAGAGTCTGGAGAATTGGTTGACCGGTGCCATGATGGACATTCCAGAGGAGATGGTTCGCATAAAG GTGGTGTGCGTCAGCTCTTTCTCCCAAACGCTGCGACGCTACACCAGCCTGAATCACCTGGCTCAGGCTGCCCGGGCCGTGCTCCAGAACTCAGCTCAGATCAACCAGATGCTCTCCGACCTCAACCGTGTGGATTTCACCAATGTACAG GAGCAGGCGTCCTGggtgtgtcagtgtgatgaCAATGTGGTCCAGAGGCTGGAGCAGgactttaaaatgactttgcagcagcagaactccCTGGAGCAGTGGGCTACCTGGCTGGATAGTGTCGTCTCCCAGATGCTAAAGCCGTACGAGCAGAATCCTGTCGCCCTACCGAAGGCTGCAAAGATCTTCCTGCTCAACTGGTCCTTCTACAG TTCTATGGTCATCCGAGACCTGACTCTGCGCAGCGCCGCCAGTTTTGGCTCCTTTCACCTGATCCGCTTGCTGTATGATGAGTACATGTACTACCTGATAGAGCACAGGGTGGCCCAGGCTAAAGGAGAGACACCCATTGCTGTCATGGGAGAA TTTGCCAGCACTGTCAAGAGAAGAACCTCTCCAGACATGGAAAAAG aagaagaagaagaggacgaggaagaggagagtgaagaCGAGAGCGGCGACCTCGTGCTGCAGTCCAGCTCTCTGAGCGCGGTCGACGAGGAGTCGATGGAACCGCCCGCCAAGCAGCCCAGGGCATCTTTAAATCTGCACACACCTTAG
- the rfx1b gene encoding MHC class II regulatory factor RFX1 isoform X1: MATSGYSEDLQPQQANSVTLATPASTTPSSTKTTHFLSEIPPASGATATANQSTGLSKAGQDALCSQAPPPQAQSQKAVVLTTPTQHYVSPTIQHSTVQKSNGPSGSPQYIIVTVTEGSVHSNDSLSDSSPSGPGVPTQVVQPVQTTTQQRSVLQAVSQAAKRIQTGHISNLQPVLINQEVEHVYPGQVQYVDGGGDTTFTTSNIRSSNYPFSDSPLYSQTPPISSSTYYEDTPGSESDIGGAVTSVSVATGGANSGAAAGGAGYIVQGSYVLGGGGGASAGGGGGGGGGQSYTSPNSRAPPATVQWLCDNYEGAEGVSLPRCTLYYHYLLHCQEQKLEPVNAASFGKLIRSVFMGLRTRRLGTRGNSKYHYYGLRIKSGSPLLRLMDEQQHMAMRQQPFSQKNRIKPAQKTQGITNGTSGGTGQQQAAALCDISAQVQQYQQFLEASRLLPVFVDVDLQDGPLPDGILLENLKAFQTLYREHCEAVLDVMVNLQFTLVETLWKSFWRFSQSNDTESLNLHNESEKRLPKSCLVVLCKFEPVLRWTKECDNLLYQTLVEILIPDVLRPIPSALTQAIRNFAKSLENWLTGAMMDIPEEMVRIKVVCVSSFSQTLRRYTSLNHLAQAARAVLQNSAQINQMLSDLNRVDFTNVQEQASWVCQCDDNVVQRLEQDFKMTLQQQNSLEQWATWLDSVVSQMLKPYEQNPVALPKAAKIFLLNWSFYSSMVIRDLTLRSAASFGSFHLIRLLYDEYMYYLIEHRVAQAKGETPIAVMGEFASTVKRRTSPDMEKEEEEEDEEEESEDESGDLVLQSSSLSAVDEESMEPPAKQPRASLNLHTP, translated from the exons ATGGCAACTTCTGGCTACTCGGAGGACCTTCAGCCTCAGCAGGCCAACTCAGTAACCCTAGCAACCCCTGCTTCCACCACACCCTCGTCCACGAAGACGACACACTTCCTGTCCGAGATCCCACCCGCCTCTGGAGCCACCGCAACCGCCAACCAATCGACCGGCCTCTCCAAAGCCGGACAGGATGCACTTTGTTCTCAAGCTCCGCCCCCCCAGGCCCAGAGCCAGAAGGCAGTGGTTCTGACCACTCCCACGCAGCACTATGTGTCCCCTACCATCCAGCACTCGACGGTCCAGAAAAGTAATGGTCCGAGTGGTTCTCCTCAGTACATCATAGTCACGGTCACAG AGGGCTCTGTTCACTCCAATGACAGTCTGTCGGACTCCAGCCCGTCTGGCCCTGGCGTTCCGACTCAGGTGGTCCAACCGGTGCAGACCACCACACAA CAGAGGTCAGTGTTGCAGGCAGTGTCACAGGCAGCCAAGAGAATTCAGACAGGCCACATCAGCAACCTGCAGCCGGTGCTCATTAACCAGGag GTGGAGCATGTGTACCCTGGCCAGGTGCAGTATGTGGACGGAGGCGGAGATACAACCTTCACCACATCCAACAT TCGATCAAGCAACTACCCTTTCTCCGACTCGCCGCTCTACTCCCAGACCcctcccatctcctcttccACTTACTATGAGGATACGCCCGGCTCCGAGTCCGACATCGGCGGGGCTGTGACCTCAGTTTCTGTGGCAACAGGAGGAGCCAATAGCGGGGCAGCTGCGGGGGGAGCGGGCTACATCGTTCAGGGAAGTTATGTgttaggaggaggagggggagcatcagcaggtggaggaggaggaggaggaggaggacagagttaCACTAGCCCTAACTCTCGTGCCCCACCTGCTACT GTGCAGTGGCTGTGTGATAACTACGAGGGGGCGGAGGGGGTGAGTTTACCTCGCTGTACCCTTTACTACCACTACTTGCTGCACTGCCAGGAGCAGAAACTAGAACCTGTTAATGCTGCATCCTTCGGGAAACTCATCAGGTCTGTCTTCATGGGGCTACGTACGAGAAGATTAGGGActag AGGGAATTCTAAGTACCACTACTACGGCCTGAGGATTAAATCTGGTTCCCCGCTCCTAAGACTGAtggatgagcagcagcacatgGCGATGAGGCAGCAGCCTTTTTCACAGAAAAACAG GATAAAGCCAGCTCAGAAGACACAGGGGATCACAAACGGTACATCAGGTGGGACGGGTCAACAGCAGGCAGCGGCGCTCTGTGATATTTCAGCCCAGGTCCAACAGTATCAGCAGTTTCTGG AGGCGTCAAGGCTGCTGCCAGTCTTTGTGGACGTGGATCTGCAAGACGGCCCCCTGCCTGATGGGATCCTTTTAGAAAACCTCAAGGCCTTTCAGACCCTCTACAGAGAACACTGTGAG GCCGTTCTGGATGTGATGGTCAACCTTCAGTTCACTCTCGTGGAGACACTGTGGAAATCCTTCTGGAGGTTCAGCCAGAGCAATGACACAGAATCTCTCAAcct GCACAATGAGTCTGAGAAGCGACTGCCCAAGTCCTGCCTGGTGGTGCTGTGTAAGTTTGAGCCAGTGCTGCGCTGGACGAAGGAGTGCGACAACCTGCTGTACCAGACTCTGGTGGAGATCCTCATCCCGGACGTACTTAGACCAATCCCGA GTGCCTTAACTCAGGCCATCCGTAACTTTGCCAAGAGTCTGGAGAATTGGTTGACCGGTGCCATGATGGACATTCCAGAGGAGATGGTTCGCATAAAG GTGGTGTGCGTCAGCTCTTTCTCCCAAACGCTGCGACGCTACACCAGCCTGAATCACCTGGCTCAGGCTGCCCGGGCCGTGCTCCAGAACTCAGCTCAGATCAACCAGATGCTCTCCGACCTCAACCGTGTGGATTTCACCAATGTACAG GAGCAGGCGTCCTGggtgtgtcagtgtgatgaCAATGTGGTCCAGAGGCTGGAGCAGgactttaaaatgactttgcagcagcagaactccCTGGAGCAGTGGGCTACCTGGCTGGATAGTGTCGTCTCCCAGATGCTAAAGCCGTACGAGCAGAATCCTGTCGCCCTACCGAAGGCTGCAAAGATCTTCCTGCTCAACTGGTCCTTCTACAG TTCTATGGTCATCCGAGACCTGACTCTGCGCAGCGCCGCCAGTTTTGGCTCCTTTCACCTGATCCGCTTGCTGTATGATGAGTACATGTACTACCTGATAGAGCACAGGGTGGCCCAGGCTAAAGGAGAGACACCCATTGCTGTCATGGGAGAA TTTGCCAGCACTGTCAAGAGAAGAACCTCTCCAGACATGGAAAAAG aagaagaagaagaggacgaggaagaggagagtgaagaCGAGAGCGGCGACCTCGTGCTGCAGTCCAGCTCTCTGAGCGCGGTCGACGAGGAGTCGATGGAACCGCCCGCCAAGCAGCCCAGGGCATCTTTAAATCTGCACACACCTTAG
- the rfx1b gene encoding MHC class II regulatory factor RFX1 isoform X4, protein MATSGYSEDLQPQQANSVTLATPASTTPSSTKTTHFLSEIPPASGATATANQSTGLSKAGQDALCSQAPPPQAQSQKAVVLTTPTQHYVSPTIQHSTVQKSNGPSGSPQYIIVTVTEGSVHSNDSLSDSSPSGPGVPTQVVQPVQTTTQVEHVYPGQVQYVDGGGDTTFTTSNIRSSNYPFSDSPLYSQTPPISSSTYYEDTPGSESDIGGAVTSVSVATGGANSGAAAGGAGYIVQGSYVLGGGGGASAGGGGGGGGGQSYTSPNSRAPPATVQWLCDNYEGAEGVSLPRCTLYYHYLLHCQEQKLEPVNAASFGKLIRSVFMGLRTRRLGTRGNSKYHYYGLRIKSGSPLLRLMDEQQHMAMRQQPFSQKNRIKPAQKTQGITNGTSGGTGQQQAAALCDISAQVQQYQQFLEASRLLPVFVDVDLQDGPLPDGILLENLKAFQTLYREHCEAVLDVMVNLQFTLVETLWKSFWRFSQSNDTESLNLHNESEKRLPKSCLVVLCKFEPVLRWTKECDNLLYQTLVEILIPDVLRPIPSALTQAIRNFAKSLENWLTGAMMDIPEEMVRIKVVCVSSFSQTLRRYTSLNHLAQAARAVLQNSAQINQMLSDLNRVDFTNVQEQASWVCQCDDNVVQRLEQDFKMTLQQQNSLEQWATWLDSVVSQMLKPYEQNPVALPKAAKIFLLNWSFYSSMVIRDLTLRSAASFGSFHLIRLLYDEYMYYLIEHRVAQAKGETPIAVMGEFASTVKRRTSPDMEKEEEEEDEEEESEDESGDLVLQSSSLSAVDEESMEPPAKQPRASLNLHTP, encoded by the exons ATGGCAACTTCTGGCTACTCGGAGGACCTTCAGCCTCAGCAGGCCAACTCAGTAACCCTAGCAACCCCTGCTTCCACCACACCCTCGTCCACGAAGACGACACACTTCCTGTCCGAGATCCCACCCGCCTCTGGAGCCACCGCAACCGCCAACCAATCGACCGGCCTCTCCAAAGCCGGACAGGATGCACTTTGTTCTCAAGCTCCGCCCCCCCAGGCCCAGAGCCAGAAGGCAGTGGTTCTGACCACTCCCACGCAGCACTATGTGTCCCCTACCATCCAGCACTCGACGGTCCAGAAAAGTAATGGTCCGAGTGGTTCTCCTCAGTACATCATAGTCACGGTCACAG AGGGCTCTGTTCACTCCAATGACAGTCTGTCGGACTCCAGCCCGTCTGGCCCTGGCGTTCCGACTCAGGTGGTCCAACCGGTGCAGACCACCACACAA GTGGAGCATGTGTACCCTGGCCAGGTGCAGTATGTGGACGGAGGCGGAGATACAACCTTCACCACATCCAACAT TCGATCAAGCAACTACCCTTTCTCCGACTCGCCGCTCTACTCCCAGACCcctcccatctcctcttccACTTACTATGAGGATACGCCCGGCTCCGAGTCCGACATCGGCGGGGCTGTGACCTCAGTTTCTGTGGCAACAGGAGGAGCCAATAGCGGGGCAGCTGCGGGGGGAGCGGGCTACATCGTTCAGGGAAGTTATGTgttaggaggaggagggggagcatcagcaggtggaggaggaggaggaggaggaggacagagttaCACTAGCCCTAACTCTCGTGCCCCACCTGCTACT GTGCAGTGGCTGTGTGATAACTACGAGGGGGCGGAGGGGGTGAGTTTACCTCGCTGTACCCTTTACTACCACTACTTGCTGCACTGCCAGGAGCAGAAACTAGAACCTGTTAATGCTGCATCCTTCGGGAAACTCATCAGGTCTGTCTTCATGGGGCTACGTACGAGAAGATTAGGGActag AGGGAATTCTAAGTACCACTACTACGGCCTGAGGATTAAATCTGGTTCCCCGCTCCTAAGACTGAtggatgagcagcagcacatgGCGATGAGGCAGCAGCCTTTTTCACAGAAAAACAG GATAAAGCCAGCTCAGAAGACACAGGGGATCACAAACGGTACATCAGGTGGGACGGGTCAACAGCAGGCAGCGGCGCTCTGTGATATTTCAGCCCAGGTCCAACAGTATCAGCAGTTTCTGG AGGCGTCAAGGCTGCTGCCAGTCTTTGTGGACGTGGATCTGCAAGACGGCCCCCTGCCTGATGGGATCCTTTTAGAAAACCTCAAGGCCTTTCAGACCCTCTACAGAGAACACTGTGAG GCCGTTCTGGATGTGATGGTCAACCTTCAGTTCACTCTCGTGGAGACACTGTGGAAATCCTTCTGGAGGTTCAGCCAGAGCAATGACACAGAATCTCTCAAcct GCACAATGAGTCTGAGAAGCGACTGCCCAAGTCCTGCCTGGTGGTGCTGTGTAAGTTTGAGCCAGTGCTGCGCTGGACGAAGGAGTGCGACAACCTGCTGTACCAGACTCTGGTGGAGATCCTCATCCCGGACGTACTTAGACCAATCCCGA GTGCCTTAACTCAGGCCATCCGTAACTTTGCCAAGAGTCTGGAGAATTGGTTGACCGGTGCCATGATGGACATTCCAGAGGAGATGGTTCGCATAAAG GTGGTGTGCGTCAGCTCTTTCTCCCAAACGCTGCGACGCTACACCAGCCTGAATCACCTGGCTCAGGCTGCCCGGGCCGTGCTCCAGAACTCAGCTCAGATCAACCAGATGCTCTCCGACCTCAACCGTGTGGATTTCACCAATGTACAG GAGCAGGCGTCCTGggtgtgtcagtgtgatgaCAATGTGGTCCAGAGGCTGGAGCAGgactttaaaatgactttgcagcagcagaactccCTGGAGCAGTGGGCTACCTGGCTGGATAGTGTCGTCTCCCAGATGCTAAAGCCGTACGAGCAGAATCCTGTCGCCCTACCGAAGGCTGCAAAGATCTTCCTGCTCAACTGGTCCTTCTACAG TTCTATGGTCATCCGAGACCTGACTCTGCGCAGCGCCGCCAGTTTTGGCTCCTTTCACCTGATCCGCTTGCTGTATGATGAGTACATGTACTACCTGATAGAGCACAGGGTGGCCCAGGCTAAAGGAGAGACACCCATTGCTGTCATGGGAGAA TTTGCCAGCACTGTCAAGAGAAGAACCTCTCCAGACATGGAAAAAG aagaagaagaagaggacgaggaagaggagagtgaagaCGAGAGCGGCGACCTCGTGCTGCAGTCCAGCTCTCTGAGCGCGGTCGACGAGGAGTCGATGGAACCGCCCGCCAAGCAGCCCAGGGCATCTTTAAATCTGCACACACCTTAG
- the rfx1b gene encoding MHC class II regulatory factor RFX1 isoform X3, whose amino-acid sequence MATSGYSEDLQPQQANSVTLATPASTTPSSTKTTHFLSEIPPASGATATANQSTGLSKAGQDALCSQAPPPQAQSQKAVVLTTPTQHYVSPTIQHSTVQKSNGPSGSPQYIIVTVTEGSVHSNDSLSDSSPSGPGVPTQVVQPVQTTTQQRSVLQAVSQAAKRIQTGHISNLQPVLINQEVEHVYPGQVQYVDGGGDTTFTTSNIRSSNYPFSDSPLYSQTPPISSSTYYEDTPGSESDIGGAVTSVSVATGGANSGAAAGGAGYIVQGSYVLGGGGGASAGGGGGGGGGQSYTSPNSRAPPATVQWLCDNYEGAEGVSLPRCTLYYHYLLHCQEQKLEPVNAASFGKLIRSVFMGLRTRRLGTRGNSKYHYYGLRIKSGSPLLRLMDEQQHMAMRQQPFSQKNRIKPAQKTQGITNGTSGGTGQQQAAALCDISAQVQQYQQFLEASRLLPVFVDVDLQDGPLPDGILLENLKAFQTLYREHCEAVLDVMVNLQFTLVETLWKSFWRFSQSNDTESLNLHNESEKRLPKSCLVVLCKFEPVLRWTKECDNLLYQTLVEILIPDVLRPIPSALTQAIRNFAKSLENWLTGAMMDIPEEMVRIKVVCVSSFSQTLRRYTSLNHLAQAARAVLQNSAQINQMLSDLNRVDFTNVQEQASWVCQCDDNVVQRLEQDFKMTLQQQNSLEQWATWLDSVVSQMLKPYEQNPVALPKAAKIFLLNWSFYSSMVIRDLTLRSAASFGSFHLIRLLYDEYMYYLIEHRVAQAKGETPIAVMGEFASTVKRRTSPDMEKEEEEDEEEESEDESGDLVLQSSSLSAVDEESMEPPAKQPRASLNLHTP is encoded by the exons ATGGCAACTTCTGGCTACTCGGAGGACCTTCAGCCTCAGCAGGCCAACTCAGTAACCCTAGCAACCCCTGCTTCCACCACACCCTCGTCCACGAAGACGACACACTTCCTGTCCGAGATCCCACCCGCCTCTGGAGCCACCGCAACCGCCAACCAATCGACCGGCCTCTCCAAAGCCGGACAGGATGCACTTTGTTCTCAAGCTCCGCCCCCCCAGGCCCAGAGCCAGAAGGCAGTGGTTCTGACCACTCCCACGCAGCACTATGTGTCCCCTACCATCCAGCACTCGACGGTCCAGAAAAGTAATGGTCCGAGTGGTTCTCCTCAGTACATCATAGTCACGGTCACAG AGGGCTCTGTTCACTCCAATGACAGTCTGTCGGACTCCAGCCCGTCTGGCCCTGGCGTTCCGACTCAGGTGGTCCAACCGGTGCAGACCACCACACAA CAGAGGTCAGTGTTGCAGGCAGTGTCACAGGCAGCCAAGAGAATTCAGACAGGCCACATCAGCAACCTGCAGCCGGTGCTCATTAACCAGGag GTGGAGCATGTGTACCCTGGCCAGGTGCAGTATGTGGACGGAGGCGGAGATACAACCTTCACCACATCCAACAT TCGATCAAGCAACTACCCTTTCTCCGACTCGCCGCTCTACTCCCAGACCcctcccatctcctcttccACTTACTATGAGGATACGCCCGGCTCCGAGTCCGACATCGGCGGGGCTGTGACCTCAGTTTCTGTGGCAACAGGAGGAGCCAATAGCGGGGCAGCTGCGGGGGGAGCGGGCTACATCGTTCAGGGAAGTTATGTgttaggaggaggagggggagcatcagcaggtggaggaggaggaggaggaggaggacagagttaCACTAGCCCTAACTCTCGTGCCCCACCTGCTACT GTGCAGTGGCTGTGTGATAACTACGAGGGGGCGGAGGGGGTGAGTTTACCTCGCTGTACCCTTTACTACCACTACTTGCTGCACTGCCAGGAGCAGAAACTAGAACCTGTTAATGCTGCATCCTTCGGGAAACTCATCAGGTCTGTCTTCATGGGGCTACGTACGAGAAGATTAGGGActag AGGGAATTCTAAGTACCACTACTACGGCCTGAGGATTAAATCTGGTTCCCCGCTCCTAAGACTGAtggatgagcagcagcacatgGCGATGAGGCAGCAGCCTTTTTCACAGAAAAACAG GATAAAGCCAGCTCAGAAGACACAGGGGATCACAAACGGTACATCAGGTGGGACGGGTCAACAGCAGGCAGCGGCGCTCTGTGATATTTCAGCCCAGGTCCAACAGTATCAGCAGTTTCTGG AGGCGTCAAGGCTGCTGCCAGTCTTTGTGGACGTGGATCTGCAAGACGGCCCCCTGCCTGATGGGATCCTTTTAGAAAACCTCAAGGCCTTTCAGACCCTCTACAGAGAACACTGTGAG GCCGTTCTGGATGTGATGGTCAACCTTCAGTTCACTCTCGTGGAGACACTGTGGAAATCCTTCTGGAGGTTCAGCCAGAGCAATGACACAGAATCTCTCAAcct GCACAATGAGTCTGAGAAGCGACTGCCCAAGTCCTGCCTGGTGGTGCTGTGTAAGTTTGAGCCAGTGCTGCGCTGGACGAAGGAGTGCGACAACCTGCTGTACCAGACTCTGGTGGAGATCCTCATCCCGGACGTACTTAGACCAATCCCGA GTGCCTTAACTCAGGCCATCCGTAACTTTGCCAAGAGTCTGGAGAATTGGTTGACCGGTGCCATGATGGACATTCCAGAGGAGATGGTTCGCATAAAG GTGGTGTGCGTCAGCTCTTTCTCCCAAACGCTGCGACGCTACACCAGCCTGAATCACCTGGCTCAGGCTGCCCGGGCCGTGCTCCAGAACTCAGCTCAGATCAACCAGATGCTCTCCGACCTCAACCGTGTGGATTTCACCAATGTACAG GAGCAGGCGTCCTGggtgtgtcagtgtgatgaCAATGTGGTCCAGAGGCTGGAGCAGgactttaaaatgactttgcagcagcagaactccCTGGAGCAGTGGGCTACCTGGCTGGATAGTGTCGTCTCCCAGATGCTAAAGCCGTACGAGCAGAATCCTGTCGCCCTACCGAAGGCTGCAAAGATCTTCCTGCTCAACTGGTCCTTCTACAG TTCTATGGTCATCCGAGACCTGACTCTGCGCAGCGCCGCCAGTTTTGGCTCCTTTCACCTGATCCGCTTGCTGTATGATGAGTACATGTACTACCTGATAGAGCACAGGGTGGCCCAGGCTAAAGGAGAGACACCCATTGCTGTCATGGGAGAA TTTGCCAGCACTGTCAAGAGAAGAACCTCTCCAGACATGGAAAAAG aagaagaagaggacgaggaagaggagagtgaagaCGAGAGCGGCGACCTCGTGCTGCAGTCCAGCTCTCTGAGCGCGGTCGACGAGGAGTCGATGGAACCGCCCGCCAAGCAGCCCAGGGCATCTTTAAATCTGCACACACCTTAG